CGGCTTCGGCAACCATTTCCTTGAAGCGTAACAGTTCTCTTCCGGCTTTGTTCCATTTGGGATCATCAACGGTTTGTTCTATTAAATCCAGAGCACGATAATAACATTGAATCGATTCGGAAACTGCTTTTTTGATAATCCAGGTCTTGGCTCTGCCAAACTCCGAACCGATCATCAGTATCTGCTGCGATTTCTCATAGGAATTCCATCTTTTCTGGTCCATCTTATGCCTACTTGTCTCTAACACATTGTTTTAGGATGGTGTTAATCCTGTTTTTTATTTCTTCCGATTGTATTTCCATGCTTAAATTTTTAATAGAAGGTCTGATATTAATTAATGACGTATATTCTATTCTGTCCTGAGTCTTTCGTAGCGGATAATAATTCGCTCCCCATAAATTTTGTTGCGAACTGCCGTTTTGCAGCAATTCATATTCAGCGTCCGAGTGCATCTCTCCCCCAAATGCTATTTTCTCCTCCTCAATGTCTACTACAAACTTGATCATATCTTCATAAGGTTTACCTTGCAGAGTTTTTAACATTTTATGAGTAACTGGAGCGACTGATGATGCAATAATAATATCAGGCATTTAATATAACCCGACGATCTTTTTAACTTCTTTTAAGGTTGACTGAGCAACTTTTCTGGCCTTTTGTGTACCTTTTTCAATAATGTTATCCAGCAGCCGCTTGTTACTGAGCAGTTCCTGTCTTTTTGTCCTGATGGGGCTTATAAACTCCTGGAGTTTGGGTAAAAGCAGCTTTTTACAGTCCACACAACCGATCAAAGCCTTTTTGCAGTCTTTGGCGATCTGATCTTTTTCCTGAGGACTGAATATTTCCTGAAAAGGATATAGTGCGCAGACATCCGGACGACCCGGATCTGAACGGCGCAAACGCTGCTCGTCCGTAAACATCTTCATGATCTTGTCTTTGATAACTTCATCGCTGTCGGCAAAATAAATAGCGTTTCCATAGCTTTTGCTCATCTTTCTGCCATCAGTACCGGTTATTACCGGAAACTCAGTAAACTTTTCCTGCGGTTCTTTGAAATACTCAGATTTAAAAAGAAAGTTAAAACGACGAACAATTTCGCGGGTAAGCTCCAGATGCGGGGCCTGATCTTTGCCAACCGGGACGAGGTCTGCCAGATAAAGCATAATGTCCGCGGCCTGCAACACAGGATAGCCTAAAAACCCGTAAGTATTTAAATCCTTATCTTTCATTTCTTCTTTTTTGCTTTTATAGGTGGGCACCCTTTCCAGCCAGGGCAAAGGAGTGATCATGGAAAAAATAAGATGCAGTTCGCTATGCTCGGGCACGCAGGACTGCACAAACAAGGTGGATTTTTCAGGATCAATCCCGCAGGCGATAAGGTCTGCAACCATTTCATAGGTATTGGACTTCAAATTTACCGAATCTTCATAGGCAGAAGTTAGCGCATGCAGATCGGCGATCATATAATAGGAATCATATTCCTGCTGCAAGGCCACCCAATTTTTGACAGCGCCGAAATAATTGCCAAGATGTATCTGACCTGTGGACTGGATGCCGCTTAAAATTCTTTTTTTCATAAAATGCTCTCCTGCTATTAGAAATAATATCAATTATCTGAACTGTCAGACGTAGCTTGGTCAAGGCTTTTTGCGCGACAATCGGTGATATAGTTAAAGATTCCTCGACCAGTCTTCGTTGCTACGCAACTTCGCCTCGGCAAGCTTCGCTCGGAATGACATTTCTCATTCGGAATGACGAAACATACTGATTATAATGCAAATTGGGGAATTTTTAAATTAATTACTTGGGAATATAAATACCGGCTAATGCTTTTTGCTGGCTCAGTGAAATAAAGTTCTCCAGATTTTTCCGGAAATCAGCTACACACTTGTCATAATTTTCTTTGGCCAGATGAACTGTTTCCCGGGCAAATTTTATTTCTTCGGGACTGTTGCCGAAGGCTATACCATAGCGCCCCAGCTCATTATTCTCATACTGTTCTTTATTATAATTGCCATCAGGAATAAGGACCACCGGACAGCCGCATAATGCGGATTCATAGTACATAATCGTAAGATTATCGAAACAATAAAACATACTGCACTGACGGAACAAATCCGCAAGTTCTTCCCTGGTTCCGGGGAAGCGGGGATTTCGGGTAATTTTAATCATATCGGTTTCAAGCGGATTGATAATGTCTTCCCGATACCTGCCCTTGCCTATATAAAAACATTGTTTATTTCTGGCTTGCGCTTCATTACGAAAAAAAATATCCTGTTCTATTGTGGGTATGAATAAGACTCCTTTTGCTTTGTTCCCAAGCGATTGCCGCAACATCTTTGTATAGACAAAAATCATGTCGCTTTCCGCATAGGTTAAATCTCCGCCCATTACACCGGGCCTGTTTAATACGTAACGAATCACAGTTTGCGCATTTAAAGGATTACCTGGTACTATCTCCGGATATACGGCTATAGCGCCCTGTTGTATTTTCTGCGCTATTTCCAGCTTGCTTAATGCCGGGGTTTGCAAATTGGGATTTACGGCCAATGGATTATCCATAACCAGAAATGCTTTTTGCCCGCTTTGGTTCAGATGATGACAGAGCAAATGCAGGGCTTTGATACCGCCCGAAGCTGAAGTATAGGAAGGCGCGACAATTAAATATTCGGCCTGACCATTTGAGCCCAGCACCTGTTGGACCCCATTTACGTGTAAATTTTTATTTGTACTGGCGGATGTTTGTGAAGTCAAAAGCAATTCATTGTGCAAATCACCACAATGCCATTTTTTTCGCTGGTATTCCGCGTCCTCCTGCATAATTTTCAGCAGATTCATATTTTCCGTGCCTCGCCCTGAAATACCGATCTTATGCAGTATTACTGACCGTGGTTCATACCAGACCTCAAATCCGAAAGTTCTGGCCCGCATGCAAAAGTCCGCATCCGAACAAAGAATGCGCAGGTTAGGGTCCAGCAGGCCAGCTTCCTTGAAAACTTCAGCTTTAATAACAACTGACGAAAAGGTGGCCCAAGGTTCCAATGTAGGTTCATTCAAATCATTTTTGGAGACAAAGCCCATCTTATGCTTGCTGCCTACAGAACCACCCCAGAAAATTTTGTCCGGGTTATTCATGTCCAGATTTTTACCACCGACTATCCCTGCATTGGGCGACTGCTCAAAACGCCTTAAAGAATGGTAAAGATAATCTGATTCCGGCTGTGTATCGTTATTAATTATCCAGATATATTCCGCGCCCTGATCTAAAGCTTTTTTTACACCTTCATTTACAGCTGCCGTGAAATAAATATTTTTTATATTGTTGTTGATAATTATTATGTCTTCCTGCTGTAGTTCTTCTGTTCCGGACAGAGCTGACAAGCACGAATTTAAAAGTTTATCGTCACCAAAGTGCGGAATAACAACTTTTACTTTATAATTTTTTTTTAGAGGACTTTTTTTTTGTGGGAGATAGTCCTGGGTAGCCAAAACATTGTTGAATTGTTTGATAAAATTTTTATCAGTAATTCGATTATTTTTATCGGCTTGAAGTTCGGCTTTAATTTTCCTGGACAGTTTTAAATCCGCACCAAATTTTTTCTTAAGTAATTCGGATAAATTATCTTTAAGCTCATTATACAATTTTTCTCGCAGATCACTGAAATTTATATGCTGGGCATAAGCCATTAATTCGAGTATTGTGTCAAATGGTGTCATATCTCTTTTTAGCATTTGCATTACCAGTTTATCCAGGGACTCGGCAATTTCCGCGGCATTTTTAGCCTCCGGGAATATAGCGGCTATATCTATGGACTTTATAAATTTGTAACAACAACAATCTACCGCGTAACGCAAGCGCGATCTTTTCTTGATTGTCTGTCCACTATGAAAGCGGTATACAGCTACAACGTCATTAACTTTGGCTATATCATAGTTTTTCATAATTCTGAACCACAGGTCGAGGTCCTGCGCAGGTTCACAAGCAGGATCAAACAAACCTACATCATTGAATATGGCTTTCTCCAGTAAAACTGTGCAGGGCACAATAGGATTACCGTAAAGGTATTGGGTGAACAGTTTCGGTTTGGGCTCAGGCTGGACCATCAGTCTGGGGTTCAGTTGTTGCGTATCGCTTTGATAAGCCAGGAAATCACCATATATCAGTTTTACTTGTGCAGGTTGTTTTTTTATACCAATCAATAGAAATTTCAGGCACTCAGGCATAAGCATATCATCCTGGTCCAGAAATTTTAAATATTTACCGGAAGCTTTGAGTATAGCCTTATTCATAGTTTGAGCTATACCTTTATTTTTTCGGTTATAATAAACCTTCACTCGTTTATCCTTCCTGGCCCATTCCTGAATAATTTTTCTGGTGTTATCGGTAGAAGCATCATCAACCACAATAATTTCCCAATCCTTATAGGACTGCTGAAAGACACTTTCTATAGCTTTACTGATATAATCCTCACCGTTAAAGGCCGGCATGATCACAGATACAAGGTCATGTCCGATATCAATATTCTGCTCATTATTTGTTTTTACTTTTTGAGAAGACCCAGGCTGCTTTTTATCCGACTGTTCCTTTTTGCCGAACATATTGGTAAAACTGGCGATGGCATCCATCTTTTCCGCCAGTGTTTTAGGAGGATTTTGAGCAAGCTGTTTCTGAAAACCGGCCAGCTTCCCGGAAAGTTGATGGGCCTTATCTTTATCAAATTTTTCACGGATCAGGTTTCGCATATTATTAAGCCTGAGCAAAACTTCATCAAAATTGAGCTCATCCCACAACTGACGCGCGTAAATGAGCTGATTTTTATCCGCAGCTTTGTGCACACCGATAATTTTATTCTGCGCTCCGCCAAGCAAAACAGCGTCTACATAAGGATAATAGGAAATCCTGTAGCGCGGATTGATGGATGAAAATATAACTACAGTGGGTATATTGTAGGCATCTGCCACATGATAGGTAACAGTATCCACGGAAATTACAGCGTCCATTCTGGATATAATCGCTATAAAATGGTCCAATGATTTGGATAAGGCGGATATGTCCAGGAAACGTTCATGCCTGAAGTCTGTCTTCACGGCTGATAATACCATATAATCGGTTTTTTCCAGCAAATATTGCAGGAATCTTTTATGGACCTCAGGCGGCATTGAGCGGATAGGAGTTGAGGCCAGCGGATGAAAAAGTAACATTTTTCGGTTATTGTCTTTAAAAATATTCAGGTATTCCGTAATGGACTTGTTTATCTCCGGGTCCACAGCAAGTTTTATTCTCTTATCGGCTCTGGATACTGTTTCTTTATCTATGGACATGGCTTCCAGATAAAAATCCATCATGGGCTGGTTATTGAATTCCTCACGCATAATGAAGCCGCTTAAATCTATATAGGCATCATATTGAAACAATTGATAAAGAGGCGCCGGGATGCTGTGTATTTTATGGATCACACCTTTTTTTTGATATTTTTCATAAAGCTGATGG
This window of the Candidatus Margulisiibacteriota bacterium genome carries:
- the trpS gene encoding tryptophan--tRNA ligase, with product MKKRILSGIQSTGQIHLGNYFGAVKNWVALQQEYDSYYMIADLHALTSAYEDSVNLKSNTYEMVADLIACGIDPEKSTLFVQSCVPEHSELHLIFSMITPLPWLERVPTYKSKKEEMKDKDLNTYGFLGYPVLQAADIMLYLADLVPVGKDQAPHLELTREIVRRFNFLFKSEYFKEPQEKFTEFPVITGTDGRKMSKSYGNAIYFADSDEVIKDKIMKMFTDEQRLRRSDPGRPDVCALYPFQEIFSPQEKDQIAKDCKKALIGCVDCKKLLLPKLQEFISPIRTKRQELLSNKRLLDNIIEKGTQKARKVAQSTLKEVKKIVGLY
- a CDS encoding DUF5674 family protein — encoded protein: MPDIIIASSVAPVTHKMLKTLQGKPYEDMIKFVVDIEEEKIAFGGEMHSDAEYELLQNGSSQQNLWGANYYPLRKTQDRIEYTSLINIRPSIKNLSMEIQSEEIKNRINTILKQCVRDK
- a CDS encoding glycosyltransferase; amino-acid sequence: MKFFYVNNPIELPINTGLSMETFSFIAPVADQLSADYVPESYVYFSTESDTSHIQLSCKIKYEKEHVVTIDGEKLRRIICHPNFPKDIGHVKARDKLLVPLEAKAKALVNKPAIRVAIVNGMGTGSGDSLLGLKALEIFYERLKKLYSEVEIDVFQLLIKKNHQLYEKYQKKGVIHKIHSIPAPLYQLFQYDAYIDLSGFIMREEFNNQPMMDFYLEAMSIDKETVSRADKRIKLAVDPEINKSITEYLNIFKDNNRKMLLFHPLASTPIRSMPPEVHKRFLQYLLEKTDYMVLSAVKTDFRHERFLDISALSKSLDHFIAIISRMDAVISVDTVTYHVADAYNIPTVVIFSSINPRYRISYYPYVDAVLLGGAQNKIIGVHKAADKNQLIYARQLWDELNFDEVLLRLNNMRNLIREKFDKDKAHQLSGKLAGFQKQLAQNPPKTLAEKMDAIASFTNMFGKKEQSDKKQPGSSQKVKTNNEQNIDIGHDLVSVIMPAFNGEDYISKAIESVFQQSYKDWEIIVVDDASTDNTRKIIQEWARKDKRVKVYYNRKNKGIAQTMNKAILKASGKYLKFLDQDDMLMPECLKFLLIGIKKQPAQVKLIYGDFLAYQSDTQQLNPRLMVQPEPKPKLFTQYLYGNPIVPCTVLLEKAIFNDVGLFDPACEPAQDLDLWFRIMKNYDIAKVNDVVAVYRFHSGQTIKKRSRLRYAVDCCCYKFIKSIDIAAIFPEAKNAAEIAESLDKLVMQMLKRDMTPFDTILELMAYAQHINFSDLREKLYNELKDNLSELLKKKFGADLKLSRKIKAELQADKNNRITDKNFIKQFNNVLATQDYLPQKKSPLKKNYKVKVVIPHFGDDKLLNSCLSALSGTEELQQEDIIIINNNIKNIYFTAAVNEGVKKALDQGAEYIWIINNDTQPESDYLYHSLRRFEQSPNAGIVGGKNLDMNNPDKIFWGGSVGSKHKMGFVSKNDLNEPTLEPWATFSSVVIKAEVFKEAGLLDPNLRILCSDADFCMRARTFGFEVWYEPRSVILHKIGISGRGTENMNLLKIMQEDAEYQRKKWHCGDLHNELLLTSQTSASTNKNLHVNGVQQVLGSNGQAEYLIVAPSYTSASGGIKALHLLCHHLNQSGQKAFLVMDNPLAVNPNLQTPALSKLEIAQKIQQGAIAVYPEIVPGNPLNAQTVIRYVLNRPGVMGGDLTYAESDMIFVYTKMLRQSLGNKAKGVLFIPTIEQDIFFRNEAQARNKQCFYIGKGRYREDIINPLETDMIKITRNPRFPGTREELADLFRQCSMFYCFDNLTIMYYESALCGCPVVLIPDGNYNKEQYENNELGRYGIAFGNSPEEIKFARETVHLAKENYDKCVADFRKNLENFISLSQQKALAGIYIPK